The DNA segment CAGTTAGTCAAATACAGAGTATCTTAGcgtttttatatgtttatatctCCTTTTAGCTTCATTTCATATCAGATATTAGAGACAGTATTTGTTATACTATACTCCCTCATCTTCATTTCATGTTGAACTATAATGGGACAAAGTCTTGGGAAATAGATGTTAAAATGAATCACATCTGTATTTACCATTTGGGATGTGTTAGCTCATTATAGAATTTGTACAGAAATATTTCTTCTGCTGAGGGGAAAGTAGAGATTTTAATGTCAGCTTGAAAATTTCTTAAATGTcacttgaaattttttatttgaacTTGTTCATTGACGTTCTTTATTTtcctaaaggttttttttttttaatgtggtgcttttactttttatactgtttttacttacttttcaataattgacacacacataaatttcaAACTATAGTCATCATTAGCCAATTTCATAGTTGTTTAAATTTCCAATATTATTATtcgttattatttttgttgtttgaaaaaTAATCCCACTATCCAAGCCAGGTTTGCCTGAAACTTGGCACACAGCTGAGGCCTGCCTCAAATTTACAGTCCTTCTCCTGTGCTCTGGAGGGCTTGAATCTTAGGCCTTACCCACCATGCCCCACTTACATGTCTATGATTACCTTTGTATTTTACTACATATTACTATTTAATGTCATGGGAACAGTGtagttataaaataatttttttttgtttggtaaTTATATAATTagaatggtttcatttttcttgagtTGAAATCTTTGTTAAGTAGTGAgccttcagttttgtttgtttgtttgttttggttttttttaatgtgttttaattttatacatcagccatgggttcccctgtcttcccccctcccgttcctacccccaccttccctccaatccctcccctccattcccatctcctccaggaccaaggcacccctggggattcatttaagcctggtggattcagtacaggcaggtcctgcgtgaatggttgaatccaagattgcaaaaagcacagggacaaatagccaatcgaaagaaagcacatgaattatgaaccaatggctgtggagcccccagctggatcaggccctctggataagtgagacaattgaatagcttgatctgtttaggaggcacccagtctgtgggaccagaatctgtccttagtgcatgagctggctgtggttttttttttttttttttttttttagacagggtttctctgtagctttggaggctgttctggaactccctttgtagaccaggctggccttgaactcacagagatccacctgcctctgcctcctgagtgctggcattacagacgtgcgccaccaccgcccggctaagccTTCAGTTTTATGATAACTTCTTGGAAGGTCTGTCACCTTATTAACAGAGAATTTTGATTTCTTTGAATTAACTCTTTCAGCATCAAATTTTTccaatagtttttttttgtttttttgtttttgttttttgttttttgtttttttcgagacagggtttctctgtgtagctttgcgcctttcctggatctcactcggtagaccaggctggcctcgaactcacaaagatccgcctgcctctgcctcccgagtgctgggattataggcgtgcaccaccaccgcccagcttccaaTAGTTTTCAAACCTTAAATGCTGGAGCTTTTacacttttgttttaaaataatttatcaatTTTTCTAACTTATGCAACTTTATATGGCCCATTATAAAATCAATGAACATATATAACGTGTAGTAGTATAGTCTGGGAAACAAGTATTTCTATGCCTTCAACAATCAATTATTGCATGTGCTgggaatttcatattttattttctaattgtgTTGAGCTATGTCATACACTATTCTGTCCCATAGTTACCCCATTGTGCTAAATAAGACACAGGGAAGGCTTGCTCTCTTTGTTTTGATGTCCCTTACtgaatttctttctgtttctcctgccCCTGCTCTTCCCACCTCTAATGACCATTATTCCTCTTCATTCTTCTGTAAACTTTATTTCTGTGAATAACTGAAACGTGATATTTGTCCTTCTGTATCTGACATGTTTCACTTAACAAGTTTATCTCCTGTTCTATTCGTGTTGTCTTAAATGACAGAAGTTCATTGTGTTTAGTGGCTAATGAAGACTTGGTGTGAGTGTGAGCGGGATGTATGCAAGTGTAGGTATATACATCTCACAGCACACACGTGGAGATCACAAGACAACCTTGGCAAGTTGCTTCTTGCCTTCTCCCTTGCTTTGAGGCAGTCTTCCTTATTGATGGGTTGCTATGCTTTGTATTGCAGAATAGCTGGCCCACAAATTTCCAGGCAATTCTCCAACTTCCACCTTCTCTCTCACCATACGggggctgggattgcagatgtgctcTGCTGCATCTGGCTTTCTACAAGTTCTAGGAATCTAAACTCAGGCCACAAGGCTGGCACAGCAGGTGTTTTTGCCAGCtatgccatctccccagcccattaaTGTATACTTACCATgtgttcttgtgtttgtttttggctttaatttttgagacagtctcatattTGAATATAgccttgaagttctgatcctgtctccacctctccagtatCATGGGGTTATCATGGTGCCCAGCTGTCCATTTTCTTAATTTACTCATCCACCAAAAAGCATTTACTTTTATTCTGTAGATCAGCTATTGTAAATATTAATGCAATAAATATAAAAGTGCAATTATCTTTCAGGTATAATGATGTCATCTCCTTTGGTTATATATCCAGTTACTGGAAGAAATGGAATACACTGGTTGGGCTTTTTGTGTTTAAGGGATTTCTGTATTATTTTGTGTAATGGTTACACTAAATCATGTCTCTTTAAACAAGGTATTGCAGTTCCTGTTTCTCTGAATCCTAACCAGGATTTATTTCTTATCTGTGTGATGATAAACATTCTAACTGGGGTGAAATTATATGTCACTACAGCTTTTATTTAACTTGCTCTGATGATTAGAAAaattgaactttttttcttttgaggggtatgtttttagttacttttatttttttctttattcttaagcATTTCAAACAGGTGTACAATGAAACAGCATCAAAACCACTTCCTGACTCACTACAACTCTCCTGTATCTTCCCCTAACacacccctcccaacttcatttcttctttttctgtctttgtgtgtgtacagtaaTCCACTAAGTCCAGCTCAGTTATTGCTGCCCATGTGTGGATGGGCATGGGGCCATTCAACAGAGCTTGGGATTCCTACCTGTGGACACAACTTTAAGAAATAATGATTTTCCTTCCCTCAGCAATTACCGTCTGTTAATAGCTCCACAGAAAGGGGTAGGGCAGAAGATCTCTAGCTCAGTCTGTGCTGGAATTATGACAGACTTGACTTTGTCATGGAAAGGTATATGCAGAGCTATGTGGAAATATACTGTTTCACAATCCAACTAAGAAAAGAATTAGAGAGATTATAGGAATATGAGTGAAGTGAAGAAGGATTAAATAAAGATAGGACAGAGGAGAGGAGTGGGTAATGGATGGGCTAACCAAAACTAAGGATATATGAGAAAGAGTATGGAAATCCAATAGTTAGtaacatattttcaaaatacaacataaaaatagtttgaaaagAATTGTTCTGTCTGGGTGGTAAATGGCACTCCCAGAAGTCATGGATTATTAAATGAATACCACAATACATGGTATGGACCACCTCCCTTCAAGATACTGGCCAAAGAGGCCCTAGAAGTTTCTAAAATAGTGCAGGCCATTGCCCTTGCCCTTGGTTACCCACAATGACTGCACactaagaccctgttgctgaagatgccTTCCATTTGATTGTTtagttctttagtccatttttGAATTACATTATTTGTAGGGTTTTGAGTagtcatatttgtctttttttgagttttgtgtatTTACAATGTCAATCCATTGTTAAATGTAtcctttacaaatattttctcccattctgtaaagatccccctgcttctgggCCTTATTATGTGTCCTAGACTGGCCACAAATCCATGGCTCTATAAACTCACTAGTTTAAAGATGTGGAGTGCTGAAGTAAGAAGATGGAATAATTGTTGAAAACTCCCAGTCAATAAACATTTTGATTCTTCAGGAGAGATGTGGGAGAAGTTCTGAAAAGGGACAGTGATATGGGCACTGAGAACTAGAAAATTTGTGACCTACACCAGGGAAAGTATCATACTACTTACAGGTGTTATGGAAGAATACCCAACACAGAGCTGTAATTTTGTGGCCAAAGTTACTCACATATAGTGTGAGAGACAGCAGTCCACTTCACTTGTTTGTCACATTAGTcactgttatggtttgaatatgagaTACTCTTCATGGCTCATGTACTTCCACACTTGGGCACCATCTGCCTGTACTATTTTGGAAGGCTGTGCAGCCTTTAGGGCATAAAGCCTAGCAGGCAAATGTAGGAACATAGGTCCAGGGCTAGAAGGTTATAGACACATTGGTTCCAGCTTAAAGACTCCTATTCAACCTGATTTGTAGAAATTTAACAGGCTATGTGGTTGCAGACTGGGTCCAAGATTTCCTCACTGTGAGACTGTAAGGCAAAATAAACACTCTTCCCATGTGTTGTTTCTGTTGCGTATTCTTGTCACAGTTactagaaaagtaaccaatataaTCATGGTATGTCTGAGGAGTCAGGATCTGACAGCAGACAAGGGAAAGGTTCAGGTAcctaaagggaagggaagagaagccaTATGCCAATACTCCTAAGTTCTGCCACAGTGGCATATCTCCAGACATCTTTTCATCACAACTACCCTTGACCCGACTAAACTACAATCAATAGGGAAGATTGGTTTGAAGTTTTTCCTAATACGACAATTCTTACCCAATATTCCACATGACATAATGGTTGTTGTGCTGCTCTTTGTCGTGAACACACCTGTATGCAGTATTTCCGAAAAGTGCATTCATTCATAGAGGCATGTCTTTCTTAGGGAATTTCTGAACTCATGTACAGCAGTGTATGCCAAGTTTCTCTTACAGGCTCACTAACAACTTGGAAGATGGCACATGAATACAAGCGAATTGTTTTGCTGAAAGGATTAGAGCACATAAGTGATCATTATTTTGAAAGTTTTAAGTCAGTAATGGCCAATGATTTAAGACTGGAGGAAACCATGAGAAAGGAATACAACAAGGTTCAGATTGCTGACATGATGGAATATGAGTTCCCAACTGATGCTGGATTGGGCAAACTGATTGAGTTTTGTGAAGATGTACACATTCTTAAAAGACTTGCTGAAACCCTTAAAGAAGAGAAATCAAAAGGTAACATTGAAAAAAGAACCCCCTGCCCCTGATACCATATTACTATCTCTGCTCCCTTCAGGACCCTGAAGTCCCCACATAGTTTTCATATCCCCAATTTATACCTCACTGGCCATAGTCATATTAGTGCTTTGGGTTGACTACTAAAGATGTTCCCTTTCCAGTGGTGGATGCATGTAACTGAAGGAGTCTATTTGGTATGTAGaccaaagtgaaaataaaagttgGCCAAAGACTGAAGTTTCAGGTATAACATAAATGttagaattataaaaaaaaaattatggttcAAATTTTAAGTAAATCCATTAACCAATTGCCTCACCTATTCCATTAAAAGTACTAACATAATTACCCCCTCTATTGAGAAGGATAAGGCAGTAGTTTAATTAAATATGCCATTAAGAAGGCACAAAGCATTACTGCCTTTCATACATTATTCAGTTAAGTAAAaagattttagaaaattaaaatgcaaaagtTCCCTATCTTTTGCCATAAGTTTATATCAGATTTCCTTTCAATGATTTGTATGATTTGAGTATATTATTGACAAAACATAACCAATCAGTAAGTACAAtgaaaatttgtctttttaaCAGAATGATAGGAGAATGAGAATAAGAAAAGCTTGGCTGATGTACATGGGTTCAGGGACAGGAAGCGTTTTCCCATTTTAGAGGAGACAAGTAAGGAAAACATCAAGTAGTGGAGATTGTGTCTAAGGCTGTGCCTTTACTGCCACTACAGTAAACTAATAGAATAAACATAGATGTGAAAGCAATGGAGAGAAAATGGCAGGAAAACTAGATGGTTCCTAGGTCCTTTGTTTTGGCTTATGTGGGCTCTTTTGTTCATGCAtttgttgtgataaaaataatacttatccCAGTAAAAGGAAAAACCCCACTGACTACAAGCAACACCGCAGCATCTGTAAAAGGAAAAACCCCACCGACTACAAGCAACACCGCAGCATCTGATGGAGGGGAGACTTCCACAGCTCAGGTGAGCTTGAGGAACAGCAGTGGGCTGGCAGTCCACAGAGCTGTCAGCAGTGCCTCTTCCGTAAACTGTCCATCAATGATTCATTGCTTTCTTAGTTTATCTTCAAGCTTTATTGAAACTCATGGTAAGTGGTCATGCAGCATTAATATGTGTACACTCCTACTAGAGAGCTGTGTACTTGAAAATCAGGTAGAACAATGGTGTCCATGTTTACACACCAAgttttcaaattcaaattcaattATGTCCTACCATAGAAGTAATGTTAGAAAGATTGTGTATATAACTATTTCCTATCTCTTTGTTTAATGAAACAACTTATACACACACAGCTTATGACTATTTATGATCATATTTTAGAGCTGGGCAAAAGGTGAGTGTTATTTCCTTAAGTTCCCAACATATTCAGGCAAAATAAATCTACTACCAAATAATGAAGACACATTCTGTTCACTTGATACTGAGACTCATTAACAGGCCAATGAATAtactttcagaaaagaaaaagtattaataaagaaaagactAGAGTGAGAAAGACCAAGCAGTCTGAGGGGCCAGATCACCCTCCCTGTCCTGAGAAAGCCACAGCCAGCTGCCAGTCCCCAGAGCTGCAGACCTCATCTTTGGCTTCATCCAACACTTCTTTGACTAAGGTAAAAGTTTTCTGTCTCACTCTCATTTCTTCAATTCAAACATCAGAATCATATCTTGACGTTCTGACCACACCATGCACTTGCCCCtgagaattaattaattagacAAACACAGAGGGTGGCTATGTTAGAAGTCGATCTCCATACTAAAGCAGAAGCATTAAAGATAGGTGATACAAATGTAGAATTTGCTGCACCATAACTTTTTGTTGCTATGAAGACATTTAATAAAACTTGACATTTCTTTTGACAATGAGGCATTTACTGGTTTGTATTGATCCCAAACAGGAAGGGAGAGGTTGCGAGTCCAGCATATACAAGTGTCATTAGCAATGAGTACCATTTCCATAAGTTGGAATCCATATCATTCACTGCTAAAACAGCTAAGAACCCGAGACTAGGTATGTCATAGGCCTGGGAGAAACCTACTACTATCATTCTGctgaaggaacatagcaataacaTATGACATACTGTTATGTCTGTAGAGCAGTGCCTCATTCATCTctcatcatagaagcttcttGTCATAgctgggaattaacacagagacccacaactggccaacaTGCAAACAGTGAGAGACTTAACACTAACCCATTCTTCAATGGGTTTTCTTCATTAACTCCCTCTTCTCACAGCTCAGGGATGTATGTGCAAGAAGAGgatgaaagattgtaagagccagagatggtccatgactccaaggaaacagcgcCTTTCAaataggactgatgcacataggaactcagagactcgtggcacacatttaaaaaacacaggTTCACAACCTGGGATTCCAAAACTGTGAGGAGGAAGTGGACATAAAGtcctacccctaaccaagaaggtATTTTCAGTTGATACCCACTAGCAAAGGGCTTCTCCAATGGAGACTAGCAACCACATTCTAGAGCAGGCCCTATGGCTGGGAGTAGTGAGCCAATATAAAAAGAGCTCCATGTGTTTCTTTGTGGGGGAGGTATTTTGCTttacttgggattttttttttctgattttactttttatgtttttatttttgttttattttgggagtgagaggaagaacatgaagttaaatggggagaggaaaagatctaggagagttgggggagaggaaTCATAATCAATATGtattgtataaaaaattaaataaaaataatagaaaaataccaATCcttggagagaagaaaaatataatgaaggaaattaaagaatTTTTGGAAATATAGGAAAATATAACACTCATCAGAAACTGGGAGTGAAAGGAAGAGAGCTATAATCTAGTATGCCATGTTTATGTTTTTCAGGTCAGTATACTTTTATTTGGTCTTGTCAAATATTTCTTCAGTATCAAGTATCAATATTAATCTAATAATGCATGAAAAATAGGATGACTGATGCCTCTTATTTTTTCTGAGTTTGTcattgaaggaaataaataatttgtcACAGAGGGAAAACTACAACATTATCAGCATCCATTCTCTGgactttccctctcctctctctatccCCCCTTCTTTACCTCTCCccccttctttttcttacttGAAGAAATATAATCAGATAGTTAAGCAAAAACAGTAGCAAGTTTATTCACCTCAAACCTTACCATTCAGATAATTTAAAgggttttctttgtattttttcagacaCTTTTATAATTATGTGGAAAATTTTTCTAGTGTAACATCTTAAAATAGTTACTTTGTTATTTGCTTTTCAAATTTGACATGTCAGGGCTATCTTTCCAACTCCCTAAGTTAAAATGCATATAATATTCAGTGGCTACATCAgtggttttgttgatttttttaaataattcatttttgaTTGCTTATCTACTACCACGAACTCAGTACCACTTTCAGTGATTATTCTTAAAATGAGTGCATTAAGGATCACTTTGTGGCCTTCTAATAACCCactaatttattttatgcatatccTATAACTTTATTGCTGATTTAAATCTAGCCATTGCTACTTGCTTACTTATATACCCATCACTACCACTAATtagattccttttttttaattttcattttatactaaTTGGTTGCATTGATGAAAAAAACAGATCCAAGTGAAATCTAATTAGTCATAGGTGATGATTGTTCATTACATTATAGCTTGGATTATTTTCATTCCCTTGGGCCTGTGAAACAATAACACTATCTCCTATTCTATGAAGATCGTAGATTTTCATTGTTTTGCATATTCTGTCTTACAGAATTGAAATACTTTGTTAAAACTCAGTGAACTCAGAACACTATGCAGAAAACAGATTAGATGCCTAATAACATTTCTTTGGATTTACAAATCCTTGCTCTTGAGGAAAACTCTCTATCAATGTTTAAGGACAATTGGTCCGTGAGATTATTTAAAAGAGGTTGCATGGGCCAGCTCTTGTTGTTTTTGATCATTTAGTTATAGCAGATTGGTTTCTCCTTAGGAGAGATACTGTAATTTTTACCCTCAGAATAACTCCAGATAGTTCTGTGGTAACTAAAGTCCTATGTCATCTTTATGATTTATATTTACAATTCTGTATTTTCAACTTTCCCCTTTTATATTCTTTGGCCATAAGAGTAAATGATGTATTAGAATTAATTATAATTTCACTTAAGTACTTCTTCATAAACTGCTCTCAAATCTTGTGCTGTGTTCATGTTGAACATCTTGTTCCGTGTTAGAAATATTCCTCTGATTTTCAGTGAGAGTGTTCAGATTTCTGTGGCTGAAGCCCATTGCTTTCATTCATTAGCTTTTTGGACAATGAAAGAATTCCTCTTTTGTTTATCCACACttctacacatacataaaaattgttgctgggcattggtggcacacgcttttaatcccagcacttgggaggcagagacaggcacttctctgtgagttcgaggccagcctaggctaccaagtgagttccaggaaaggcgcaaagctacccagagaaaccctgtctccaaaaacaaaacaaaacaaaaaaaaattgttaagacTAGTGTGGAGATTGCAATCTTATGCAAAGTTTAATTTGTATTTACTGATaaacttatatatttatatccCTATGTTTGATCAACCCAGAACCAAACAACACAGACCCCAAATCAGAGCATTTCCAGAGGTGCTATTCTCCAAAAGGATGACATGACAGTGATGGTGCTCAATGCAATAGACCCATTTGTATATGAGTCATCAGaagacaaagtaaaaaaaatgtttcatgctACAGTGGCCACTGTGAATGAGTATTTCCGTGTGAAAGTTTTCAACATCAACCTGAAAGAGAAGttcaaaaaaaagaatgtcatcaTAATCTCCAATTACTTCAAGTTCAAAGGAATCCTAGAGATAAATGAGGCGTCTTCTGTGTTTGAAGCTGGTCCTGACCAAAAGATTGAAGTCTCCAACAGTCTTAtcagaaaagcaaataaatctcCCCAGATTTCTGATTTTCACAATTATGGTCCTGGAGCACTGGTTTATGGGTTGTTTACATTACATAAGGTAATGCCtgaaaatttgtttttgtctttttctccaccAACACCTGGACACAAATATGGTAACTTTCCAGTCATTATAATAACAATATTGTAGCAGAAGACTTTACTGTGGCTGGGGATTACAGATGAAATCATTCCGCATATTAAGAAAATAAGACTGGGTCACTTATTAACAACTTATTTCCTAAGATATATCTTAGAGAGTTCCCTGAAAATGAATTACCAAGGATCATTATTTTACTAGTTACGAAATACCTATCTTCAGCCAAGATGAGCAGAAATGGTGTAGAACATAGGTCAGTGCCATGCCAATAGTCTCAGTTTTTTAAGCTCTACTGCAACTACACAAtactcattcttttctttctacacACTTTGTTTCTATAGATTGACTGAATCAGGGAGATTATTGATTATGACAGGTATTTGATTGGCTGGCATCTTTCTAAATCAAAAACTATTCAATAGAATGACTCTCCCACTTTTATAGTTAGTAGGTTTAATCATTCAATGTTGACTCTGATATCTTAATTAACTATTTCTGAAGACCATAGCAATTGAGAACTATTGTATGAAGTGACATTTGGGAAGCAAGTGAGCCTAGTTTTCTCATTTacacaagaaaatatatacatatatctcatTGATGCATCAATGGCCCAAATCAGGGTATTAGGATTcagtatttaaaacaaacaaccttGGGAAACTCAACAAATGTTTTATAAACTTGGCAACTTTAAGCCTGTTTAGTCCATCCTCTTTTAAAAAGACCTTTAGTTTAAACCCATAGTTTATAGCACACTCCTTAGAGACTGTGCTTATGAACACAATTGAAAAGTTGAAGAGCAATAGCTTGAGAGAAACTCAATATAGTATGAATTGGGGACATTGACTTACTTTGGCATAATACTGGAAAGAGGTAAGTAAATGGAAAGGGTCTAAATGAATGAATTACTGGAATCTTATCTGTTCTATAGATTTCCTTTAACCAACTGAATGAATAAACAGTGGGAGCAAATGGCCATTCATCCCTTTATAAGCAGAAGATATAAAGATGGTTGCCCAAGGTTCTGATTCCTGAGATCAATCAGGGTGATTTATGGAGAATTCAGACTGTTGAGGAATAGGGAATAGTGAAAATTAGgaagactgtagtgggtagccatcccagcattggcctggaagttccaacccccattgaggctttggtaatggtcatgcccacaaggcggggtggaggaggaagcagaagacccaggacagagaggaagtttctctcttggttctgggatgctggatgcaggaggtagaccgagcagagttctccagagaacaccgccagactgtgccatacctttgccagaccctacaacctatccctttattagtaagttatcccacaaaataaacctcccttttaactacgtggagtggccttaataatttcaccaatagaagacCATTGTCCTAACACTTCCATGCAcaaatattctaaataaaaaagtaaataatttcagTAATAAGAGAAAATTATTTGGGAAGACTTCAGTGAAGATAcctatgtctgtgtctgtaacAGATTTCATATTTTCCTGTGATTTTTGCCATGTAATGTCTTTTTTTGATTGTATAATTATGGCACTGTTTGTGATAACTTTCAGAAAATGGATGTTCATTTTACTTTTGCAGAAAAAAGTGAACTCAAAGAACACAATCTATGAAATAAAGCAAGGTAAAGATCATATAGAAGTTGTAGGGAATGGAAAATGGTACAACATCAATTGTGAAACAGGAGATAAACTTCGACTCTTCTGTTTTCAACTGAAAACAATTAACAAGCAACTGAAGTTGGTGTGTGGTGATCACAGTTTCATTAAGGTAGGAAGTAGACCAGGAATAGAGTTGTCAAAGTGGAAATTAATGCTTTCTTTAGGATTCTGAACATGAACTCTCAGTGTATTACCTAGATAATTCTGTCTCTGGAGGAGAGAATTGAGATGATACCCTTATACTCAATTCTATGgggaagatttttaaaatggataCTGAAGAAGTAATCCAAAGAATATTGTATATAAACTAAATAACACAATATATGAAGAAGTTAGAACGACATGGAAATACATTTGAAT comes from the Onychomys torridus chromosome 11, mOncTor1.1, whole genome shotgun sequence genome and includes:
- the Mnda gene encoding myeloid cell nuclear differentiation antigen — protein: MYSSVCQVSLTGSLTTWKMAHEYKRIVLLKGLEHISDHYFESFKSVMANDLRLEETMRKEYNKVQIADMMEYEFPTDAGLGKLIEFCEDVHILKRLAETLKEEKSKVKGKTPLTTSNTAASVKGKTPPTTSNTAASDGGETSTAQVSLRNSSGLAVHRAVSSASSKRKSINKEKTRVRKTKQSEGPDHPPCPEKATASCQSPELQTSSLASSNTSLTKNQTTQTPNQSISRGAILQKDDMTVMVLNAIDPFVYESSEDKVKKMFHATVATVNEYFRVKVFNINLKEKFKKKNVIIISNYFKFKGILEINEASSVFEAGPDQKIEVSNSLIRKANKSPQISDFHNYGPGALVYGLFTLHKKKVNSKNTIYEIKQGKDHIEVVGNGKWYNINCETGDKLRLFCFQLKTINKQLKLVCGDHSFIKVTKVGKKKNTHCALEAKS